One genomic window of Pontibacillus halophilus JSM 076056 = DSM 19796 includes the following:
- the pdaA gene encoding delta-lactam-biosynthetic de-N-acetylase, translating to MKRLIISLVFFIMLVPPLDVAAYGWGYQKSTDGSPPDPGLYRELVEKHGGHYVDHSGEKVIYLTFDNGYEQGYTGQILDVLKKEQVPATFFVTGHYITSASELVKRMVNEGHIVGNHSYHHPDFTESSDQKIKEELQAVEDAVAELTSQKEMQYVRPPRGTFNSRTLAITNKLGYTTMFWSIAFVDWHTDKQKGPEYAVNSVLKQIHPGAIILLHTVSRDNALALEQMIQQLKQDGYTFKSLDYLVVKEALPRDVLPYTGIQ from the coding sequence ATGAAGCGTCTAATCATTAGCCTAGTCTTCTTCATAATGCTTGTTCCTCCATTAGATGTAGCAGCCTATGGGTGGGGGTATCAGAAGAGTACAGATGGTTCCCCTCCAGACCCAGGTCTATACCGGGAGTTGGTTGAGAAGCATGGAGGGCATTATGTAGATCATAGTGGAGAAAAGGTGATTTACCTGACGTTTGATAATGGATACGAACAAGGGTATACAGGGCAAATTCTCGATGTATTGAAGAAGGAACAGGTACCAGCGACGTTCTTTGTTACAGGGCATTACATTACTAGTGCTTCTGAGCTTGTAAAGAGAATGGTGAATGAAGGGCATATTGTAGGAAATCATTCTTATCATCACCCTGACTTCACAGAGTCTAGTGATCAGAAGATTAAAGAAGAGTTGCAAGCTGTTGAAGATGCTGTAGCTGAGCTTACTTCCCAGAAGGAGATGCAGTACGTCCGTCCTCCTCGTGGAACCTTTAACAGTCGAACGTTAGCCATTACAAATAAACTGGGTTACACAACTATGTTTTGGTCAATTGCATTTGTTGATTGGCACACCGACAAGCAAAAGGGACCTGAGTATGCAGTCAATAGTGTACTGAAGCAGATTCACCCTGGAGCAATCATACTCTTGCATACCGTGTCTCGGGATAATGCATTGGCACTCGAACAAATGATACAGCAACTGAAACAAGACGGATACACGTTTAAGAGTCTTGACTATTTGGTGGTGAAGGAAGCGTTGCCAAGAGATGTACTTCCTTATACAGGCATACAATAA
- a CDS encoding YfkD famly protein encodes MHKLMLATFSFLFLLVADLPSTSQAVDKPAEEGAEGSIPSHVLNISKENTYPNSTQDQTILEPSELTRELMEHSEEEITNPELIRMLNETNLKPSYTAIGYRGLIYMGHWPLSYNTKETSINWEYQQINTNQLNNIGGDAPKTMNYHQETEKHIKGGLTTKISNSEDIKRMMLLKAQENTKLPLSFHTVIGEGTKKDNKYGIPAEKVGYLNGYAPAVNEKGTVTFGEVYIELKGWKKSLVVKNVTSQGIGAWIPIQDHVSFSFQLK; translated from the coding sequence ATGCATAAACTCATGTTAGCGACATTCTCGTTCTTATTCTTGCTTGTTGCCGATCTTCCGTCCACTTCTCAAGCGGTGGACAAACCAGCCGAGGAAGGTGCGGAAGGATCCATTCCGAGCCACGTCTTGAACATTTCTAAAGAAAACACATATCCAAACTCCACACAAGACCAGACCATTCTAGAACCAAGTGAACTCACAAGAGAACTTATGGAGCATTCTGAAGAGGAAATCACCAACCCTGAGCTTATCCGTATGTTAAATGAAACGAATTTAAAGCCGTCTTATACTGCGATTGGCTATCGAGGTTTAATCTACATGGGTCATTGGCCGCTAAGCTATAATACAAAGGAAACAAGCATTAATTGGGAGTATCAACAAATTAATACGAATCAATTGAACAACATCGGCGGTGACGCACCGAAAACAATGAATTACCACCAGGAAACAGAAAAACACATTAAAGGTGGGTTAACTACTAAGATCTCGAACAGTGAAGACATTAAGCGTATGATGTTGTTGAAGGCTCAAGAGAACACGAAGCTTCCTCTGTCGTTCCATACAGTCATAGGAGAGGGAACGAAGAAAGATAATAAGTACGGGATTCCTGCTGAGAAAGTGGGTTATTTGAACGGCTATGCACCGGCAGTCAATGAGAAGGGCACTGTTACATTTGGCGAAGTATATATTGAGCTTAAGGGATGGAAGAAAAGTCTCGTTGTGAAGAATGTAACGAGTCAAGGGATAGGGGCCTGGATTCCTATTCAAGACCATGTCTCATTTTCTTTCCAACTGAAATAA
- a CDS encoding mechanosensitive ion channel family protein: protein MSEIWSQLSSILSHDIAVAIYVVTGTYVLVRVIRRSIRSFFDRTDFIEERKEKTLESMINSLVSYTATFGIIVYLLSVAGVPIAQMLAGAGVLGIVIGFGAQSLIRDLLSGVFFLYEKQLHKGDFVSINDQFIGTVEEIGLRFLKVREWSGKLLTISNGQITTIQNYNIGHMRVIEKVTVSFKEEPNRIFQLLEEICDTLNEQLTPYLKKDLKDDPLQPFQVYGMTSLNQEHRGYEYTIIGLTDDLTYWTAGKEARRIIAQRLYEEEIEMSLQHIDIPTKKES from the coding sequence ATGTCAGAAATCTGGAGTCAACTCTCATCTATCCTATCTCACGATATAGCAGTGGCCATTTACGTGGTTACTGGTACATACGTACTCGTACGGGTGATCAGACGTTCAATTCGTTCTTTCTTTGATCGAACGGATTTCATAGAGGAACGAAAGGAAAAGACTCTCGAATCCATGATTAACTCGCTCGTTTCTTATACAGCCACTTTTGGTATTATTGTTTACTTGTTAAGCGTTGCTGGTGTCCCCATTGCCCAAATGCTTGCCGGGGCCGGTGTGCTTGGTATCGTCATTGGATTCGGTGCACAAAGCTTGATTCGAGACCTACTTTCAGGCGTCTTCTTCCTCTATGAGAAGCAGCTTCACAAGGGGGATTTTGTCTCGATTAATGACCAATTCATTGGCACAGTTGAAGAAATCGGACTGCGCTTTCTAAAGGTACGCGAATGGAGCGGTAAGTTGCTTACCATTAGCAATGGCCAAATTACAACCATTCAAAACTATAATATCGGCCATATGCGCGTCATTGAAAAGGTGACCGTGAGCTTTAAGGAAGAGCCAAATCGAATCTTTCAATTGTTAGAGGAAATTTGCGACACGCTTAATGAACAACTTACCCCATATTTAAAGAAAGACTTAAAGGACGACCCGTTGCAACCATTTCAAGTGTATGGCATGACATCGTTAAACCAAGAGCATCGTGGCTATGAATACACGATTATTGGACTCACAGATGATTTAACTTACTGGACTGCTGGCAAAGAAGCTCGACGAATTATTGCACAGCGCCTCTACGAAGAGGAGATTGAGATGTCCTTACAACACATTGACATTCCTACGAAAAAGGAAAGCTAG
- a CDS encoding YczE/YyaS/YitT family protein has product MRNISIRTLFFLVGLVTLSLGVSLTIKADLGAGAWDALNAGLTNAIGLTIGTWVMIIGALLIVVNALLGREFPDVFAVVTVSVLGPLIDFWLLKVLVGWSPSILVEQSLALVGGIVILALGVAMYIQPKLPLNPVDNFMVAIQKRFSISISKAKTITESLAFVFALLIGGPIGVGTVVILILVGPTINFFEPKTKTMLNRMLGEEKAG; this is encoded by the coding sequence TTGAGGAATATCTCTATTCGTACGTTGTTCTTTCTCGTAGGATTAGTGACATTGTCTCTCGGAGTTTCGTTAACGATTAAAGCGGATTTAGGTGCGGGAGCTTGGGATGCTTTAAATGCAGGTCTCACAAATGCGATTGGATTGACGATTGGAACATGGGTCATGATCATAGGGGCTCTGCTTATTGTTGTGAATGCTTTGCTTGGACGTGAGTTCCCTGATGTATTTGCAGTCGTCACGGTTTCCGTACTCGGACCGCTTATTGACTTTTGGTTATTAAAGGTTCTGGTTGGTTGGTCACCGTCCATCTTAGTTGAGCAGAGTCTTGCTCTAGTTGGTGGAATTGTAATCTTGGCGTTAGGTGTAGCAATGTATATTCAACCGAAGTTACCTTTAAATCCTGTTGATAATTTCATGGTTGCCATTCAAAAACGGTTCAGCATTAGTATCTCTAAAGCCAAAACGATTACTGAATCATTGGCCTTTGTCTTTGCGTTACTCATCGGAGGGCCTATAGGAGTTGGGACAGTCGTTATTTTAATTCTCGTTGGCCCTACGATTAATTTCTTTGAACCGAAGACAAAGACGATGTTAAACCGCATGTTGGGGGAAGAAAAAGCTGGTTGA
- a CDS encoding AimR family lysis-lysogeny pheromone receptor: MKKEENRMQVFSSEQLQMVHDLIGNNEPSLFSVLQQLSKEVDIKTTIFLAREFILNCQSYENQRVGMEFLYMNGFHEEMQRLIEQNRNSENKVNQEWAEVYQIILHRKQQKKFKGELIDFSNGFKTEDPSLNCLLIFIKIYGYFELDQYEVLNDLLDTSLTPLMLNVDDTLLRIYFQLRENEMLFLYHWKRNETKIARKYAKNIIDNVFNQEKKCYVLIVLALTYTFDDYRKSDEYLQEAMDIADQYHLDFYDYTIRNLVYPFIYGVNGITEGIETDDLVEKAHLMAVKGDKETALDILSKKNSLTPFQEYYMGLATDDNHYFYNSYDRFVKEKDYFYAQLPLNELRKRGCITNEESRIIN; the protein is encoded by the coding sequence ATGAAAAAAGAAGAAAACCGAATGCAAGTATTTTCTTCTGAGCAATTGCAAATGGTTCACGATCTCATAGGCAACAATGAACCTTCTTTATTCTCAGTACTGCAACAACTCTCTAAGGAAGTGGACATTAAGACTACAATCTTTCTTGCACGAGAGTTTATTTTAAATTGTCAATCCTACGAGAATCAGCGCGTAGGTATGGAATTCTTGTATATGAACGGATTTCATGAAGAAATGCAGCGGCTCATTGAACAAAACCGCAACTCAGAGAACAAAGTTAACCAAGAGTGGGCTGAAGTTTATCAGATCATCTTGCATCGCAAACAACAGAAAAAGTTCAAAGGTGAATTAATAGATTTCTCCAATGGATTTAAAACTGAAGACCCGTCTCTAAATTGTCTACTTATATTCATTAAGATTTATGGATATTTTGAGTTGGACCAGTATGAAGTGTTAAATGACCTTTTAGATACATCTTTAACACCATTAATGCTGAATGTAGACGATACTTTATTGAGGATTTATTTTCAATTGCGAGAGAATGAGATGTTGTTTTTATATCATTGGAAGAGAAATGAAACGAAAATAGCTAGGAAATACGCTAAAAATATTATAGATAATGTATTCAATCAAGAGAAGAAATGTTATGTGCTTATTGTATTGGCGCTAACATATACATTCGATGATTATAGGAAATCTGATGAATACCTTCAAGAAGCAATGGATATAGCAGACCAATATCATTTGGACTTCTATGACTACACAATTAGAAATCTAGTGTATCCGTTTATTTATGGTGTAAATGGGATTACGGAAGGTATTGAAACAGATGATCTTGTAGAAAAAGCTCACCTTATGGCAGTAAAAGGTGATAAAGAGACCGCTTTAGATATACTTTCTAAAAAGAACAGTCTCACACCTTTTCAAGAATATTATATGGGATTAGCAACGGATGATAATCACTATTTTTATAATTCTTACGATAGGTTTGTAAAAGAGAAAGATTACTTCTATGCTCAATTGCCTTTAAATGAGTTACGTAAAAGGGGGTGTATCACTAATGAAGAAAGTAGGATCATTAATTAG
- a CDS encoding Na+/H+ antiporter family protein, which translates to MTVIAWSVVVSVLVMTVLSLLRVNVIVAILAAGITGGLMAGLTLVESLELLIGGMGGQANTALSYVLLGAFAVSIAYSGITSVLVRNLVNVMKGKRIVLLLSIAFISSLSQFAIPVHIAFIPILIPPMLKLFDKMRIDRRGVATALTFGLKAPYMAIPLGFGFLFQKTIRDAMSENGAEVALGEVTQAMLLPTMGMVVGLLIAVFISYRKPKDARQIESEASVDLMNAAEEKDTRFTKEHLFTIVAIVGALAVQIVTQQLVLSALAGLILMFVFRIVPFNRGDKVVAEGVSMMGVIAFIMLVASGYATVLKDTGAVDVLVENTSDILGDNKAVIAFVLLLIGLIITMGIGSSFSTVPILAALYVPICTAVGFSPLATAALIGTAGALGDAGSPASDSTLGPTSGLNADGRHNHIWDTVVPTFLHYNIPLFIFGWITAIIL; encoded by the coding sequence ATGACAGTGATCGCATGGTCTGTTGTCGTGTCTGTACTGGTCATGACTGTATTAAGCTTACTACGTGTAAACGTCATTGTTGCCATCTTGGCTGCTGGTATAACTGGTGGGTTGATGGCTGGGTTAACCTTGGTTGAGTCACTTGAATTGTTGATTGGAGGTATGGGAGGACAAGCGAATACAGCACTTAGCTATGTGCTACTTGGTGCGTTTGCTGTGAGTATCGCATATTCTGGGATTACTTCTGTTCTCGTTAGAAACCTAGTGAATGTGATGAAAGGAAAGCGAATCGTATTGCTCTTATCTATTGCATTTATTTCTTCTTTATCTCAATTCGCGATTCCTGTTCACATTGCGTTCATCCCAATCTTGATTCCGCCAATGTTGAAACTGTTTGATAAGATGCGAATTGACCGACGAGGTGTAGCAACGGCACTCACGTTTGGTCTGAAGGCTCCATACATGGCAATTCCACTTGGGTTCGGCTTTCTCTTCCAGAAGACGATACGAGATGCGATGAGTGAGAACGGTGCTGAAGTGGCGCTCGGAGAAGTAACACAAGCGATGCTTCTCCCGACAATGGGCATGGTTGTAGGGTTACTCATTGCAGTCTTCATTTCTTACCGGAAACCTAAGGACGCTAGACAAATTGAGTCTGAGGCATCCGTTGACTTAATGAACGCAGCAGAAGAGAAAGACACTCGCTTCACCAAAGAACATCTCTTTACGATTGTCGCTATTGTAGGCGCATTAGCGGTACAAATTGTTACACAACAGCTCGTATTGAGCGCGCTCGCTGGTTTAATCCTCATGTTTGTATTCCGAATTGTTCCGTTTAATCGTGGAGATAAGGTCGTTGCAGAAGGGGTTAGCATGATGGGGGTTATTGCGTTCATTATGCTTGTTGCTTCAGGCTATGCGACTGTTCTTAAAGACACAGGTGCAGTCGATGTATTGGTTGAGAATACATCTGACATACTTGGTGATAACAAAGCAGTAATAGCATTTGTACTTCTGTTAATCGGGTTAATTATTACGATGGGAATTGGTTCTTCCTTTAGTACGGTTCCTATTCTGGCGGCCCTTTATGTACCGATTTGTACAGCGGTTGGATTCTCTCCACTAGCAACTGCGGCACTCATTGGGACAGCAGGAGCCCTCGGGGACGCAGGTTCACCAGCTTCAGACAGTACGTTAGGTCCAACTTCTGGGCTTAATGCAGATGGTCGTCATAATCACATTTGGGATACGGTTGTACCAACATTCTTACACTACAATATTCCATTATTCATCTTCGGATGGATTACAGCAATTATCTTATAG
- a CDS encoding SE1561 family protein codes for MTNESRMEELKTRLASIMSRIEGMNPEETSVEDVDQLIAMLEDLEKKF; via the coding sequence ATGACGAATGAATCAAGAATGGAAGAGCTCAAAACCCGTCTTGCATCGATTATGTCAAGAATTGAAGGCATGAACCCTGAAGAAACTTCAGTGGAAGATGTGGACCAACTTATTGCGATGCTTGAAGACTTAGAGAAAAAGTTCTAG
- a CDS encoding class I SAM-dependent methyltransferase, whose translation MSSTHYGITKGNASMDILLHHLEERGISLSGSTVLDLACRDGTFTRHLSQLCQSVIGVDATTERIIERTPSTPHTRYIRGLAEHLPCERNSFDYVFAWNCWGSFDRHKVLSEMDRVLKPSGRLIIMERQLPVQTTDAFPFHWYEEWKSASFNLQHEWSCSTKPTEQLHVVILKR comes from the coding sequence GTGAGTTCAACTCATTATGGGATTACGAAGGGGAACGCTTCCATGGACATTCTGTTGCACCACTTAGAAGAACGCGGCATTTCCCTTAGCGGGTCCACCGTGTTAGACCTTGCTTGTCGCGATGGTACATTTACCCGACACTTAAGTCAGCTTTGTCAAAGCGTTATAGGCGTAGATGCCACTACTGAACGAATTATCGAACGCACACCTTCTACTCCACACACCCGTTATATTCGAGGGCTTGCCGAACACCTCCCATGTGAAAGGAATTCGTTTGACTATGTGTTCGCCTGGAACTGTTGGGGGTCGTTTGACCGACACAAAGTGCTCTCTGAGATGGATCGAGTGTTAAAGCCATCTGGACGCCTTATCATTATGGAACGACAACTTCCAGTTCAAACAACAGATGCCTTTCCCTTCCATTGGTACGAGGAGTGGAAGAGCGCTTCCTTTAATCTTCAACACGAATGGTCGTGTTCTACTAAGCCCACAGAGCAACTGCACGTCGTAATATTAAAAAGATAA
- a CDS encoding MFS transporter translates to MKLTRFRFTVLILLVTISGFTQGMLLPLIAILLEQNGISSTLNGLHATGLYIGVLVASPFMEKPLQRLGFKPIIAIGGILVFVSMAFFPFYQALWFWFMLRVVIGIGDHMLHFGTQTWITTASDASNRGRNISFYGLFFSLGFAIGPLMTRLVDIHPSLPFFLSSGLSVIVWGCLFFIRNEWPEQGGSVSTSTSSWYRFGQTFKYAWIAFLPPFGYGFLEATLHGNFPVYGLRIGHDVDTLSLIIPCFAAGSLLLQIPLGVLSDRYGRRRVLSIALLIGVATFFLASLLEHSVVALFFLFTVAGMFVGSIYSLGISFMTDLLPKSLLPAGNIMCGISFSIGSMIGPYIGGVFMDYVPSASFFHVVSTTLFLISLPIVISRRRELRAAQSFS, encoded by the coding sequence ATGAAACTAACCCGATTCCGATTCACCGTGCTCATCCTACTCGTGACCATATCAGGGTTCACACAAGGCATGTTGCTACCACTCATCGCCATTTTACTTGAGCAAAATGGCATCTCATCTACTCTGAACGGCTTACATGCAACCGGACTATATATTGGCGTTCTAGTTGCTTCACCATTTATGGAGAAGCCCCTTCAACGTCTTGGATTCAAACCGATAATCGCCATTGGAGGGATCTTAGTTTTCGTCTCTATGGCTTTCTTTCCGTTCTATCAGGCGCTTTGGTTTTGGTTTATGTTAAGAGTTGTGATTGGAATTGGGGATCATATGCTTCACTTTGGTACCCAGACGTGGATTACAACAGCTTCTGATGCCAGCAATCGAGGGAGGAATATCTCCTTCTATGGATTATTCTTTAGTCTCGGGTTTGCCATTGGTCCCCTTATGACACGACTCGTGGACATTCATCCGTCTCTTCCTTTCTTCCTATCTTCTGGTCTTAGCGTCATCGTCTGGGGATGCCTCTTCTTCATTAGGAACGAATGGCCAGAACAAGGCGGAAGCGTATCCACTTCGACAAGTTCTTGGTATCGGTTTGGACAGACATTTAAATATGCATGGATCGCTTTTCTCCCACCGTTTGGTTATGGGTTCTTAGAAGCTACCTTACACGGGAACTTTCCGGTTTATGGGCTAAGAATCGGACATGATGTTGACACTTTGTCCCTGATCATCCCCTGCTTTGCTGCCGGGAGCTTATTACTTCAAATTCCACTTGGCGTGTTGAGTGATCGATACGGACGGAGGCGCGTGTTGAGCATCGCCCTCCTTATTGGCGTAGCTACTTTTTTCCTAGCGTCTCTTCTTGAACATTCCGTTGTCGCATTATTCTTCTTGTTCACTGTTGCTGGGATGTTTGTCGGCTCTATCTATTCTTTAGGAATATCCTTTATGACAGATTTACTTCCCAAATCGTTGCTGCCAGCAGGGAACATCATGTGCGGAATTTCATTTAGTATAGGGAGTATGATCGGTCCATACATAGGTGGGGTATTTATGGATTACGTACCGAGCGCTTCTTTCTTTCACGTTGTTTCAACGACACTCTTCCTAATCAGCCTCCCAATTGTAATCTCTAGAAGAAGGGAACTCCGTGCCGCTCAATCATTCAGCTAG
- a CDS encoding OsmC family protein: MEFYMKDQGVRTSFEFGTLEISGNEEYGFRPFQLMVSSIAGCSVSVFRKILDKQRIDYSDIQVSAEVERNEKEANRIEKINLHYVVKGKNLDPEKLNKNLELSSKNCSMVQSVVNSIEINETLECIEINE, encoded by the coding sequence ATGGAATTTTATATGAAAGACCAAGGAGTTCGTACCTCCTTTGAATTTGGAACGTTAGAGATTTCAGGGAATGAGGAATACGGTTTCCGCCCATTTCAGCTTATGGTTTCTTCAATTGCAGGATGCAGCGTATCTGTCTTTCGCAAGATCCTAGACAAGCAGCGCATTGACTACTCGGATATTCAAGTATCGGCTGAGGTAGAACGTAACGAGAAAGAAGCAAATCGAATTGAAAAAATCAACCTGCACTACGTGGTGAAAGGCAAGAACTTGGACCCAGAGAAACTAAACAAGAACCTTGAACTCTCCTCGAAAAATTGTTCCATGGTGCAAAGTGTTGTGAATAGTATTGAAATTAATGAAACTCTTGAATGTATCGAAATAAATGAATAA